A single window of Halobacillus naozhouensis DNA harbors:
- a CDS encoding MBL fold metallo-hydrolase translates to MKTLKDTIHKLTLPTPYAVGDVHTYLLAGEALTLVDAGVKTDEAWEALQTQLKQLGYSPKDIEQVILTHHHPDHMGLIEYLSRVQNVAAHPKVRPWLEREEAFFVRYEEFFEEMYVESGVPSQYFSFLKGLRKPLELSSKGILTQELYEGERLPGHEDWKVIETPGHAQSHLSFVREADGALLGGDHVLGHISSNPLLEPSYIEGEERPRPLLQYRESMEKIADYHVNTVYPGHGKSFDKVMDLIHRRLRKQVERAHAVLEMIQAKPLCAYEVCAQLFPKQIDSQFGLTMSETLGQLDYLEQQQLVQTAIQGRQKIYYVNR, encoded by the coding sequence ATGAAAACCCTGAAAGATACAATTCATAAACTTACATTGCCGACCCCATACGCAGTCGGTGATGTTCATACTTATCTGCTAGCTGGTGAGGCACTCACACTTGTGGATGCAGGAGTGAAAACAGACGAGGCCTGGGAGGCATTACAGACACAACTAAAGCAGTTAGGCTATAGCCCAAAGGATATTGAGCAAGTTATACTGACACATCATCATCCTGATCACATGGGGCTTATTGAGTATCTTTCTCGGGTGCAGAATGTGGCGGCCCATCCTAAGGTTCGGCCGTGGCTGGAAAGAGAGGAAGCGTTCTTCGTAAGGTATGAAGAGTTCTTTGAAGAAATGTATGTGGAATCTGGTGTGCCTTCACAGTATTTCAGTTTTCTTAAGGGACTGCGCAAGCCTTTGGAGCTGAGCTCAAAAGGTATTTTGACACAAGAATTATACGAAGGAGAACGCTTGCCAGGGCATGAGGATTGGAAGGTGATTGAAACTCCTGGTCATGCTCAATCGCACCTGTCATTCGTAAGAGAAGCTGATGGTGCATTACTGGGAGGCGATCATGTACTTGGCCATATTTCATCCAATCCATTGCTCGAGCCTTCTTACATAGAAGGGGAGGAGCGCCCAAGGCCATTGTTGCAATATAGGGAATCGATGGAAAAGATAGCTGATTATCACGTTAATACTGTGTATCCAGGGCACGGCAAGTCTTTTGACAAAGTTATGGATCTTATTCACAGACGTTTAAGAAAGCAGGTTGAACGTGCTCATGCAGTGCTAGAGATGATTCAAGCAAAACCTCTATGTGCCTATGAAGTTTGTGCACAACTGTTTCCCAAACAAATAGACAGCCAATTTGGATTGACCATGTCAGAGACGCTCGGTCAATTAGATTACTTAGAACAACAGCAACTCGTTCAAACAGCTATTCAAGGTAGACAAAAAATATATTATGTAAACAGGTGA
- a CDS encoding M20/M25/M40 family metallo-hydrolase, producing the protein MNKWQTKQQLTDLLCSLVEYPSITGTKAEIAIFEYLYYILEDHDYYQNNPSHLSLHPLDDGRQLLTALVKKGNAKKTIVLLSHADVVSVQDYGSWENLAFYPKELTQEFRKVFDELPEDAASDLQTGDWLFGRGTMDMKAGLVVHLSLLEKAMNGEFDGNLLLLAVPDEEVNSKGMLTALPVLEKMKQEEDLEYKTTINGEPMFSKYPGDSSYYLYTGSIGKLLPGFLCYGKETHAGEPFGGLNANLMISYLAKELELNEAFIEEVNGERTPPPISLMQRDLKEEYSVQTPQAAVTMYNVLYMKQTISELNDKLLQAAERAKKNIIAHYDKQASFYLQSSQTSSFDPSIHIFTYDQLYNEAVHRHGKSEVERRQNLLIKQRDKGDRDFSTLLVQQLASLCKDITPMMVLFYSPPFYPAVSSHEDPLIQEAAKQAITFAEKEFDVVVSEQEYFPGLSDLSFIGPASQQSPIEELLRQMPIQGKGFNLPSNVMESLTMPIINIGPLGKDAHQWTERLELTYSFDKLPKIVTETLHYFFRS; encoded by the coding sequence ATGAACAAATGGCAGACGAAGCAGCAATTAACCGATCTTCTTTGTTCCTTGGTGGAGTACCCGAGTATCACAGGTACGAAAGCCGAAATCGCAATTTTTGAATACTTATATTATATTTTAGAAGATCATGATTATTATCAAAATAACCCATCCCATCTCTCCCTTCACCCATTGGATGATGGACGTCAGCTTCTGACAGCGTTAGTCAAAAAAGGGAATGCCAAAAAAACGATTGTCCTGCTTTCCCACGCTGACGTTGTATCCGTTCAGGACTATGGTTCATGGGAAAACCTTGCTTTTTACCCGAAGGAGCTGACCCAGGAGTTTCGAAAAGTATTCGATGAGCTGCCTGAAGATGCCGCGAGTGATTTACAAACCGGTGATTGGCTGTTCGGTCGAGGAACGATGGATATGAAAGCAGGACTTGTCGTTCACTTATCATTACTCGAAAAGGCGATGAATGGTGAATTTGATGGCAATTTGCTGCTTTTGGCTGTACCAGATGAAGAAGTGAACTCCAAAGGAATGCTGACAGCTCTCCCTGTCCTTGAGAAAATGAAACAGGAAGAGGATCTGGAGTATAAGACGACCATTAATGGTGAACCCATGTTTAGTAAGTATCCTGGTGATTCATCCTATTATCTTTACACAGGCTCTATTGGGAAATTGCTCCCGGGTTTTTTATGCTATGGAAAAGAAACTCATGCCGGGGAGCCGTTCGGAGGGCTGAATGCCAATCTGATGATCAGTTATTTGGCAAAGGAATTGGAATTAAACGAAGCGTTTATAGAGGAAGTGAATGGAGAGAGAACGCCGCCTCCAATCAGTTTAATGCAACGGGATCTCAAAGAGGAGTATTCTGTTCAGACGCCTCAGGCCGCGGTGACGATGTACAATGTTCTTTATATGAAGCAGACCATTAGTGAACTGAATGATAAATTACTTCAAGCTGCTGAACGGGCAAAGAAAAATATTATTGCTCATTATGATAAACAGGCTTCTTTTTATTTGCAGTCGTCACAGACCTCGTCGTTTGATCCGTCCATCCATATTTTCACGTACGATCAGTTGTATAACGAAGCAGTTCATCGTCATGGGAAATCAGAGGTGGAACGGCGGCAGAATTTATTAATCAAGCAACGTGATAAAGGAGATCGTGATTTTTCTACGTTACTTGTGCAGCAACTAGCCTCTTTGTGTAAGGACATTACTCCTATGATGGTCCTGTTTTACAGTCCGCCTTTTTATCCAGCGGTGTCCTCTCATGAGGATCCACTTATTCAAGAGGCTGCTAAACAGGCTATCACTTTTGCAGAAAAAGAGTTTGACGTAGTTGTTTCTGAACAGGAGTATTTTCCTGGCCTGTCTGATCTAAGTTTCATTGGTCCTGCTTCTCAGCAATCCCCTATAGAGGAACTGCTGAGACAAATGCCAATTCAAGGGAAGGGATTTAATTTACCATCGAATGTCATGGAATCGTTGACCATGCCCATTATAAACATTGGTCCACTAGGTAAGGATGCCCATCAATGGACAGAACGATTAGAACTCACGTACAGTTTTGACAAGCTTCCTAAAATTGTAACCGAGACCCTTCACTATTTTTTTCGCTCTTAG
- a CDS encoding glycerophosphodiester phosphodiesterase, whose amino-acid sequence MIYAHRGASKLAPENTMPAYDLASESGADGLEIDVQLTKDNIPVLIHDENVRRTTNGTGFVQDYTYDQLRLLDAGSWFSSKFSDCSIVTLDYFLRWFKNRSMQLNVELKTNVIHYNNIEAIVYDQLNYHQMLDRTVISSFNVASVEKITAIDSNVQTAFLTSIKRKHLPKYAYDHGASSLHVKYRMLDKALVKQCHHHRMPLRIYTVNRPSWMTKCFKLGCDGIFTDVPHEAVEQRDLFESK is encoded by the coding sequence ATGATTTATGCTCATAGAGGAGCAAGCAAGCTTGCTCCTGAAAATACAATGCCGGCTTATGATTTAGCCAGTGAATCCGGAGCAGACGGACTTGAGATTGATGTTCAGCTGACTAAAGATAATATTCCAGTTCTGATTCATGATGAAAATGTCCGTCGTACTACCAATGGGACAGGCTTCGTGCAAGATTATACATATGATCAATTAAGGCTATTAGATGCTGGCAGCTGGTTCTCTTCTAAATTTTCTGATTGTTCTATTGTAACACTTGATTATTTTTTACGCTGGTTTAAAAACCGGTCTATGCAATTAAATGTTGAGTTAAAAACGAATGTGATACATTACAATAATATTGAGGCCATCGTGTACGATCAGCTAAATTATCATCAAATGTTAGATCGCACTGTAATTTCCAGCTTCAATGTAGCAAGTGTTGAAAAAATAACAGCCATCGATTCAAATGTACAAACAGCATTCCTAACCTCGATCAAAAGAAAGCACCTCCCAAAGTATGCCTATGACCATGGAGCTTCTTCTCTTCATGTAAAATACCGCATGCTTGATAAAGCTCTCGTGAAACAATGTCACCATCACCGAATGCCGCTTCGCATTTATACAGTAAATCGCCCAAGTTGGATGACAAAATGCTTCAAACTTGGATGTGACGGTATATTTACAGATGTTCCCCACGAAGCTGTAGAACAACGTGATTTATTTGAATCCAAATAG
- the namA gene encoding NADPH dehydrogenase NamA yields MKHKLFSPYTIKNLTLKNRIVMSSMCMYSSNNEDGKVQPFHLAHYESRAAGQVGLIMTEATAVQPEGRISYQDLGIWEDDQIDGLKSITEAVHRHDAKIGIQLAHAGRKANVKESFAPSPVAFNASLKEPQEMNKTDIQNTVISFQKAASRAEQAGFDVIELHGAHGYLINQFLSPLTNLRNDEYGGTPDNRYRFLKEVLKAINEVWNGPIFVRVSGNEYHKAGNSMDDVIYFADQMKQQGVHLIDVSSGGVVPAAIEPYPGYQVSYAQQIKEGAEIATGAVGLITSGNQAEEILQNNRADLIFLARALLRNPYWPKQAADELGFDLKGPLQYTRAWTGG; encoded by the coding sequence ATGAAACATAAACTATTTTCACCCTATACGATCAAAAATCTTACCCTGAAAAATAGAATAGTCATGTCTTCTATGTGTATGTATTCCTCTAATAATGAAGATGGAAAGGTTCAACCATTCCACCTTGCTCACTATGAGAGCCGGGCAGCTGGTCAGGTTGGTTTGATTATGACTGAAGCTACAGCAGTGCAGCCTGAAGGCAGAATCTCTTATCAAGATTTAGGAATTTGGGAAGATGATCAAATAGATGGTTTGAAATCAATCACAGAGGCAGTCCATCGTCATGATGCTAAGATTGGGATCCAACTCGCTCATGCAGGCAGAAAAGCAAATGTAAAGGAATCCTTTGCACCGAGTCCTGTTGCCTTTAATGCCTCTTTAAAAGAACCGCAGGAAATGAATAAAACTGATATTCAAAATACCGTTATATCCTTTCAAAAAGCGGCTTCACGTGCAGAACAGGCAGGCTTTGATGTAATTGAGCTTCATGGTGCTCATGGTTACTTAATTAATCAGTTCTTATCTCCGTTAACTAATCTAAGGAATGATGAGTATGGAGGAACTCCTGATAATCGTTATCGTTTTCTAAAAGAAGTACTTAAAGCAATAAACGAAGTATGGAATGGACCGATATTTGTCCGTGTCTCAGGAAATGAATACCATAAAGCTGGTAATTCAATGGATGATGTTATTTATTTTGCGGATCAAATGAAGCAGCAAGGCGTTCACCTGATCGATGTAAGTTCTGGCGGAGTGGTTCCTGCTGCGATTGAGCCATACCCAGGTTATCAAGTTAGTTACGCTCAACAAATTAAGGAAGGTGCAGAAATAGCTACTGGCGCCGTTGGGTTGATCACTTCAGGAAACCAAGCGGAGGAAATTTTGCAAAATAATCGTGCTGACCTGATTTTCCTTGCCCGTGCCCTTCTTAGAAATCCATATTGGCCAAAACAGGCTGCTGACGAACTCGGTTTTGATTTAAAAGGTCCGCTGCAGTACACAAGAGCTTGGACAGGCGGCTGA
- the rnz gene encoding ribonuclease Z → MELFFLGTGSGVPSKNRNVSSLVLRMLEERGTIWVFDCGEATQHQILHTSIRPRRIETIFITHLHGDHVYGLPGLLSSRSFQGGQTLVTVYGPKGLKEYIDVSLRVSGTRLRYDLRVIEVSEGILFEDEKFTVHAIKLDHGLESYGYLIKEKDKLGELLPDKLKKLGIQPGPVYQKIKENEVTTLESGQIIHREDVIGPPKRGRKIAILGDTRYIPELSEQLRGVDTLVHEATFASEEETMAYDYFHSTVRQAATLAKKAGVGELILNHISSRYHGSAIKQLEQEARAIFPRTTIAYDLYQHAIGQFD, encoded by the coding sequence ATGGAATTGTTTTTTCTTGGAACAGGTTCAGGCGTTCCTTCAAAAAACCGAAATGTGTCGTCATTAGTGTTAAGGATGCTTGAAGAACGTGGGACGATATGGGTCTTTGATTGCGGGGAAGCAACCCAGCATCAGATCTTACATACATCAATTCGGCCACGTCGTATTGAAACGATATTTATTACACATTTGCACGGCGATCACGTATATGGGCTTCCCGGATTATTAAGCAGCCGCTCCTTTCAAGGTGGACAAACTCTCGTTACGGTATATGGTCCCAAAGGGCTAAAAGAATATATAGATGTCAGTTTAAGGGTTAGTGGGACCCGCTTGCGTTACGACTTGCGGGTAATCGAGGTATCGGAAGGGATCCTTTTTGAGGATGAGAAGTTTACCGTCCATGCGATCAAGCTTGATCATGGTTTAGAAAGCTATGGTTATCTCATTAAAGAGAAAGATAAACTAGGAGAGCTGTTGCCTGACAAGCTTAAAAAACTTGGCATCCAACCGGGTCCGGTTTACCAGAAGATTAAAGAAAATGAGGTTACAACTTTAGAAAGTGGACAAATTATCCATCGTGAGGATGTAATAGGTCCACCTAAAAGAGGGCGGAAAATTGCCATTTTAGGTGATACAAGGTACATACCCGAGTTAAGTGAACAGCTGCGCGGAGTAGATACCCTCGTTCATGAGGCTACTTTTGCAAGTGAAGAGGAGACAATGGCTTATGATTATTTTCATTCCACGGTCAGACAAGCAGCGACACTAGCAAAGAAAGCTGGTGTTGGGGAGCTGATCTTAAATCATATTTCCTCCAGGTACCACGGTTCAGCTATTAAACAACTCGAGCAGGAAGCAAGGGCTATTTTCCCAAGGACAACCATTGCCTATGATTTATATCAGCATGCAATAGGGCAATTTGATTAG
- a CDS encoding YczE/YyaS/YitT family protein — translation MHATIRRMTFYFLGIIILTFGIALTIQSRLGTSPFDALLVGLFRTFGLTVGSWEIVVGLTMILFNALAEKRRPEYLALLTSLMTGVSIDAWLFAIDGWAVPETLLTKATCLGIGVVTSALGIAINLQADFAPNPFDRSMLVVRNLTGWNVSVSRAAISIVLVLLAALFNGAIGVGTIIITFLSGVLIHLFTPYVSRADQFLANRYRYTKKHA, via the coding sequence ATGCATGCCACTATACGAAGAATGACATTTTACTTTTTGGGAATTATTATATTAACTTTTGGGATCGCCTTAACTATACAATCAAGATTAGGTACCTCTCCTTTTGACGCTTTGCTCGTTGGCTTATTTCGAACATTTGGACTGACCGTGGGCAGCTGGGAAATTGTTGTCGGCCTCACTATGATCTTGTTCAATGCCCTGGCAGAAAAACGCCGTCCTGAATATTTGGCTTTGCTCACTTCTCTAATGACTGGGGTCTCAATAGATGCCTGGCTTTTTGCTATAGATGGATGGGCGGTGCCGGAAACTTTGCTGACTAAAGCCACTTGTTTAGGTATTGGCGTTGTTACCAGTGCATTAGGAATAGCGATCAATTTACAAGCTGATTTTGCACCTAACCCATTCGACCGCTCTATGCTTGTAGTCAGAAATTTGACGGGCTGGAACGTTTCCGTTTCACGTGCAGCCATCAGTATAGTCCTCGTCTTGCTCGCAGCCTTGTTTAATGGAGCTATCGGAGTAGGGACCATCATTATTACTTTTTTAAGTGGGGTACTAATTCATCTGTTTACTCCTTACGTTTCACGGGCAGATCAATTTCTAGCAAATCGTTACAGATATACGAAGAAGCATGCGTAA
- a CDS encoding acetolactate synthase large subunit has protein sequence MKVAELIVKCLENEGVEYIFGVPGEENIDLMDALLGSKIEFIVTRHETSAAFMAGTYGKLTGKPGVCLATLGPGATNLLTGVANANMDHCPLIAITGQAGMNRQHKISHQYYDLVDIYEPVTKWNAQVKTAEIVPEVVRKAYQVAGQEKPGATHIDLPEDIAGMEVDAEPLLITGHAIPQSDEKVIQEAAALLNQADYPLILAGDGITRAQATDLFRKFVKDTQIPVVHSFMGKGSLSWKENISLMTAGISGKDHITCGFERSDLIICIGFDMAETPPRNWNPDGSTKILHIDTEEAEIDSCYPVALNVVGNIKENIEELSKVVTYKERDLDWVSTIRTQILDEFEHYKQDDSFPIKPQKIITDLRDVLGDQDIAISDVGAHKMWMARMYHTAEPNTCLISNGLASMGVAVPGAIGAKMALPDRNVVAVCGDGAFQMTGAELETAVRLNLPIVILLWRDDGYGLIEWHQMKKFERASHISFGNPDFVQLAKSYGFEAMSIEETKELKPALEKAIAMNKPVLIDCPVDYSENMKLTEKLKNINC, from the coding sequence ATGAAAGTTGCAGAATTAATTGTGAAATGCCTCGAAAATGAAGGTGTAGAGTATATTTTCGGTGTTCCTGGAGAAGAGAACATCGACCTTATGGACGCACTTCTTGGGTCAAAGATCGAATTTATTGTTACCCGCCACGAAACGAGTGCAGCATTTATGGCCGGAACATATGGGAAATTAACAGGGAAACCTGGTGTATGTCTCGCCACACTTGGACCAGGGGCTACAAATTTATTAACCGGGGTGGCTAATGCAAATATGGATCATTGTCCACTGATTGCGATCACCGGTCAAGCTGGTATGAACCGTCAGCACAAAATTTCACATCAATATTACGACCTTGTCGACATTTATGAGCCTGTCACGAAGTGGAACGCACAAGTTAAGACAGCTGAAATCGTCCCTGAGGTTGTGAGGAAAGCTTACCAAGTGGCTGGTCAGGAAAAGCCTGGTGCTACACATATTGATCTGCCTGAGGATATTGCAGGAATGGAAGTCGATGCAGAACCACTTCTCATTACAGGACACGCGATCCCTCAATCAGATGAAAAAGTGATCCAGGAAGCGGCTGCTCTCCTTAACCAGGCCGATTATCCACTCATCCTTGCTGGGGACGGTATTACCCGTGCCCAAGCCACCGACCTATTTCGCAAATTTGTAAAGGACACTCAAATTCCTGTCGTCCACTCCTTCATGGGAAAAGGATCCCTTTCATGGAAGGAAAATATAAGCTTGATGACTGCCGGCATAAGCGGTAAGGACCATATTACATGTGGGTTTGAAAGGTCGGATTTAATCATTTGTATTGGATTTGATATGGCTGAAACTCCCCCAAGAAATTGGAATCCTGATGGTTCTACGAAAATCTTACACATTGATACAGAAGAAGCCGAGATTGATTCCTGTTACCCTGTAGCATTAAATGTGGTTGGAAATATTAAGGAAAACATTGAGGAACTTTCAAAAGTTGTGACCTACAAAGAAAGAGATCTTGACTGGGTTTCCACCATAAGAACTCAAATCTTAGACGAGTTCGAGCATTATAAGCAGGATGACAGTTTCCCCATCAAACCTCAAAAAATTATTACAGATCTCCGTGACGTGTTAGGGGATCAAGACATAGCTATTTCAGACGTAGGAGCACATAAAATGTGGATGGCGCGCATGTATCATACAGCAGAACCAAATACTTGCCTCATATCGAATGGTCTAGCTTCCATGGGAGTAGCCGTTCCAGGGGCGATTGGTGCAAAGATGGCATTACCTGATAGAAATGTAGTTGCAGTCTGCGGGGATGGCGCCTTTCAAATGACAGGAGCGGAATTAGAGACAGCCGTGCGCCTCAATCTCCCTATCGTTATTTTGTTATGGAGAGATGACGGCTATGGTCTGATTGAATGGCATCAAATGAAAAAGTTCGAGCGAGCTTCCCATATTAGTTTCGGTAATCCAGATTTTGTCCAGCTTGCAAAATCGTACGGATTTGAGGCGATGAGTATCGAGGAAACGAAAGAATTAAAGCCTGCACTGGAGAAAGCGATAGCGATGAACAAGCCAGTGTTAATTGATTGCCCAGTTGATTATAGTGAAAACATGAAACTGACTGAAAAACTGAAAAACATTAACTGCTGA
- a CDS encoding aldehyde dehydrogenase family protein has translation MKIGSIINGQEYKEEHRETLSVFNPFNQEKVAEIALAGVEDVNKAIDQSFDTFHSTMKTMPAYQRSNILLKTANLLADRKESFAEIIAKEAGKPLKYSRGEVDRAVQVLRFASENAKHIYSEVIPLDAAVGGENRLGFTKRAPLGVVSAITPFNFPLNLSLHKLAPALAAGNVVIFKPAEKTPVSAYMLVQLFHEAGLPTGALNLIMGKGEVVGDVLVQHEKVQKVTFTGSLPVGKNIREKAGFKKVTLELGSNSPNILFEDADMEQAVEDLVKGAFAFSGQVCISAQRIYVHHSLYDSFLKEYAKQTEALTIGDPLNENTDFGPMINKEAAERAKTWIDDAQSNGARIVTGGELNGTMLSPTIMTDVKSDMKIIAEEVFAPIVSVIPFETEEEVVKHSNDSIYGLQAGVFTKDINRALRVADHLEMGGVWINEISTYRQDNHPYGGVKQSGIGREGVKYAIEDMTEIKFIGINLNEKRL, from the coding sequence ATGAAAATTGGTTCCATTATAAACGGCCAGGAATACAAAGAGGAACATCGTGAAACCTTATCTGTCTTTAATCCTTTTAATCAGGAAAAAGTAGCTGAAATTGCCTTAGCAGGAGTCGAAGATGTAAATAAAGCTATCGATCAAAGCTTTGACACCTTTCATAGCACGATGAAGACTATGCCAGCCTATCAACGGTCAAATATATTACTCAAAACCGCAAACCTGCTGGCGGACAGAAAGGAATCCTTTGCTGAAATCATAGCCAAAGAAGCCGGCAAACCACTGAAATATAGCCGTGGTGAAGTGGATCGTGCTGTCCAAGTACTTCGATTTGCTTCGGAAAATGCGAAACATATTTATAGTGAAGTGATTCCTTTGGACGCTGCAGTAGGAGGAGAAAATCGTCTTGGTTTTACCAAAAGGGCTCCTCTCGGGGTAGTATCAGCGATTACACCGTTTAACTTCCCGCTAAATCTGTCCCTTCACAAACTGGCCCCAGCTCTAGCTGCAGGCAATGTAGTTATATTTAAGCCAGCTGAGAAGACGCCGGTATCAGCTTATATGCTTGTACAACTGTTTCATGAAGCCGGTCTTCCTACTGGAGCCTTGAACCTTATTATGGGCAAAGGCGAAGTTGTCGGTGACGTGCTTGTACAACATGAAAAAGTGCAGAAAGTTACATTTACTGGGAGCCTGCCTGTAGGAAAAAATATTCGTGAGAAAGCCGGTTTTAAAAAAGTTACTTTAGAACTTGGCTCCAATTCCCCTAACATCCTTTTTGAAGATGCTGATATGGAACAAGCAGTTGAAGACCTGGTGAAAGGAGCCTTTGCTTTTTCCGGACAAGTTTGTATATCAGCACAGCGAATTTATGTTCACCATTCCCTATATGATTCGTTTCTAAAGGAATATGCAAAGCAAACAGAAGCTTTAACGATAGGTGATCCACTTAACGAAAATACTGATTTTGGACCCATGATCAATAAAGAGGCTGCTGAAAGAGCGAAAACATGGATCGATGATGCTCAATCGAATGGAGCTAGAATTGTAACGGGCGGGGAACTGAACGGAACTATGTTATCGCCTACCATCATGACCGACGTAAAAAGTGATATGAAAATCATTGCTGAAGAGGTTTTTGCACCAATAGTGTCAGTCATTCCATTTGAAACAGAAGAAGAGGTCGTAAAACACTCCAATGATTCCATTTACGGCTTACAAGCAGGGGTGTTTACAAAGGACATCAATAGAGCTCTCCGTGTCGCGGATCATCTTGAGATGGGTGGGGTGTGGATTAATGAAATTTCAACCTATCGTCAGGATAATCATCCGTATGGTGGTGTGAAACAAAGTGGGATCGGACGCGAAGGGGTCAAATATGCGATTGAGGATATGACGGAAATAAAATTCATTGGAATTAATCTAAACGAAAAAAGACTATGA
- a CDS encoding Glu/Leu/Phe/Val family dehydrogenase produces MAKEKQNQDKAESDITTHDHNPYDIVKGLIQESVKALGLDENVYHVLKKPMRVLEVSLPIRMDDGTIQNFTGFRSQHIDILGPTKGGIRFHPNVNVDEVKALSVWMSLKTAIVDIPFGGGKGGVIVDPENLSVSELETLSRTYIRKITPIIGPQKDIPAPDVNTSPEVMGWMIDEFDQLRGYNIPGMITGKPVIIGGSLGRLEATGRGVVFTIREAAKVLDMDLSKSTAALQGFGNVGSMTAKFLHELGVKIVAVTDARGGIYNEEGIDIPALLDFVKDGSNYASDFSDAESITNDKMFGLPVDILIPAAIENQVTKETAGNIQAKIVAEAANGPTTPDGDKILEEKGVFVIPDILCNAGGVTVSYFEWVQNTMNYYWKEKEVNEKLEEHMLFGFEKVLEMKNDKKCRMRDAAYMVGINHLVKAMEARGWIRGSDMESNHNDMK; encoded by the coding sequence ATGGCAAAAGAAAAGCAGAATCAAGATAAAGCAGAATCAGATATTACTACACACGATCATAATCCATACGACATTGTTAAAGGGTTAATACAGGAATCTGTTAAGGCCCTAGGGTTAGACGAGAACGTTTATCACGTACTGAAAAAGCCAATGAGGGTGCTGGAAGTGTCACTTCCGATTCGCATGGATGATGGAACGATCCAAAACTTCACAGGTTTTCGGTCGCAACACATTGATATCCTCGGCCCAACGAAAGGCGGAATCAGGTTTCATCCCAATGTTAATGTGGATGAAGTAAAGGCCCTTTCGGTCTGGATGTCCTTAAAAACAGCGATTGTGGATATTCCGTTTGGCGGTGGAAAGGGCGGGGTTATTGTTGACCCTGAGAACCTATCTGTGTCAGAACTTGAAACGCTTAGTCGTACGTATATCAGAAAAATCACTCCAATTATTGGCCCACAAAAAGATATTCCGGCTCCTGATGTGAATACGAGCCCGGAGGTTATGGGATGGATGATTGATGAATTTGATCAGCTGCGAGGTTATAATATTCCAGGAATGATCACAGGTAAACCGGTTATTATAGGTGGTTCTCTAGGCCGGCTGGAGGCTACAGGACGGGGAGTAGTTTTTACAATTCGGGAAGCTGCTAAAGTTTTAGACATGGATTTAAGTAAGTCTACAGCTGCCCTCCAGGGTTTCGGTAATGTTGGAAGCATGACAGCTAAGTTTTTGCATGAATTAGGAGTGAAAATTGTTGCTGTTACAGATGCACGGGGAGGAATTTATAACGAAGAGGGGATCGATATTCCGGCTTTGCTTGACTTTGTGAAGGACGGTAGTAATTATGCTTCCGATTTTTCTGATGCAGAGTCGATCACGAATGATAAGATGTTTGGGCTTCCTGTCGATATTCTTATTCCAGCTGCAATTGAAAATCAGGTTACGAAGGAAACAGCCGGTAATATTCAGGCGAAAATTGTTGCCGAGGCGGCCAATGGGCCAACGACACCTGATGGGGATAAGATTCTTGAAGAAAAAGGGGTATTCGTGATCCCTGATATCCTTTGTAATGCAGGTGGTGTCACGGTATCGTACTTTGAATGGGTTCAAAATACGATGAACTATTACTGGAAAGAGAAAGAAGTAAATGAAAAGCTTGAAGAGCATATGCTTTTTGGTTTTGAGAAAGTGCTGGAAATGAAAAACGATAAGAAGTGTCGGATGAGGGATGCTGCTTATATGGTTGGAATTAATCACTTAGTCAAAGCGATGGAGGCACGTGGCTGGATAAGAGGGTCTGATATGGAATCTAACCATAATGACATGAAATAA